In Nocardioides jishulii, the DNA window GTTCTCAAGGATCAAACGCACCCAGCTTCCACCCCCGAAACCTCGGGACCTTCTTGCTGAGACAACCCGACCAAACTTACTTGGTCTGACCGACTCCGTCAAACTGACCGGACCCGCTCGTTCGGCCACCACACCAGGCTCCCTCAGATCCGGACCTTCTGGCCCGGGAGGGCGTCCCTTGCGGCGACAAGAAGAACATTAGCCCAGCCCCGACCACCACGCAAAACCGGGGGGTACCCCCCACACAAAACCGCAGGTCAGAGGCGGTTGACCCCCTGAGTTGCCCCGAGTGCCGGTCCCTGAAACGCACGAGGGCCCCGGACGACGAGCGTCGTACGGGGCCCTGCGAAGGAGTGCGTCAGCGGGCGGAGATGGACTTCGACAGCGCGGTCAGGATGTCCTCGGGGGTGTTCGTCTGGAACCAGCTGCCGCCGGTCGTCTTGGCGATCGCCTCCAGGGCCGCCATGTCGGCGTCGTCGGAGATGCCCAGGGCCACGACCCGGACCGGCTTGTCCGGGTCCTTGAGGGAGTCGAGCTCAGCGAGGAGCTTCGTCAGCGAGATCGATCCGGGGTCGTCGTTGGCGCCGTCGGAGAAGATGACGAGGGCGTTGTAGTAGCCCCGGTCGTAGTTCTTCACGGCTTGCTTGTAGGCAGCCAGGGTCGTGTCGTACAGACCCGTCCCCCCCTGGGTGAGGTCCTTGAGGGTCGTGACCTGCTTGCGCAGGAAGGCCTCGTGCTTCATCCCCTTGGTGGTGTCCTGGAGTCGACGCATCGGAGCGAGCTCACGCCAGTCCTGCCCCGGGCCACCCTGCTCGATGGAGAAGGCCCACAGGCCCAGGCGGGTGGTGTCCGGCAGGACGTCCAGAGCCGTGAGGGCCGCGTTGCCGGCCAGGTCCATGCGAGTGCCGCCGGCGGCCGGGAAGTCCATCGAGCCGGAGGCGTCGAAGACGACCAGCATGGACGAAGGCACGCTCAGCATCCCGAACTGGCCGAGCACCTGGTTGAACTGCACGGCCGGAACCTCGGCAAGGACCTTGTCCTGCTCCAGGCCGCGACCGACCAGCGGCGAGCCGTCGCTGGGGCGCAGACCGGCGTCAGCCAGGGCGATGCGGCCGTCCTGGGACGCGAACCAGTCACGCAGGGCGGTCGCCACCAGGTCGGTGTCAGGCGCTCCACCGTTGGCCTTGACCAACGGGAAGGTCAGGGCCGGTGCGCCCGTGCCGGGCGTGAGGTCGACGAGGGTCTTGTTGCCCTCCCCCTTGGTGATCATCTCCTGCTCGGTCACCGGGACCAGCTTGGAGTAGGAGCCTCCCACCTCGTCGAGGACCGGCTTCTCCACATTGCCCTCGACGGCGCGGCCGCCGTAGGCCTGCGCCACCGTGGTGACCACGGCCTGGGCCCGTTCGCCGGCGACACCGCCCTCCATGACCGGTGCGATGAGCGCCATCGCGCTGGCGCTGTCGACCTGGGGGTCGCCCAGCATGACCGCACCGGACTCGAGCGCCTCGACCCACGAGGGGTGCTGCGTACCGGCCTTGGTGCCGACCAGGCCGATCGGGCTCACCGCCAGTGACGGGGTGAGGGTGGTCGTGTTGACGCCGATGGAGGCCAGGCCGTCGACGCGGGCAGGCGTGTCAGCCACCCAGAGGTCGGGACGGCCGCCGTTGAAGAACGAGTCCTCGACAGCCGCGGGCGACTCGGCCCGGATCTCGGCCGGGAAGCAGGCGTCGCCCTTCTTCAGGTCCTCGAGCGCCTTCTCCATGGCCAGCTCCATGGCGGGCACGACGCTGATGACCACCGGGCGGTCGACGTCGCAGTCGTCCGCGCTGGTGGCGCCGTCGGGCCCGAAGGCGAGCCATCCGACGCCCGCCACCGCAGCCACCAGTGCCACCACGAGGGCAACTGAGGTGAGGCCGCGCCTGTTTGCTTCTGAGTGGCGTCCAGTGCTCATGCCACATCCCCCTAAAAATGTTTCCGCCAAGTTTCGGCGAGGATACGTCCCAGCAGGGCCACTGGCCGGTCCTTTGCTGAAACCCGTGAGGCACAATATCCGCGTGTCCGCGCGCGTGATAGTCCTTGCCGGTCCGTCCGGCTCCGGCAAGTCCCGTCTGGCGGCGCGGCTCGGTCTTCCGGTGCTGCGGCTGGACGACTACTACAAGGCCCAGGACGCCCCCGACCTGCCGCTCCTGACCAAGGGCGCCAACGCGGGGATGGTCGACTGGGACGACCCCCGGACGTGGCGTCTCGATGACGCCGTCGCCGGTATCGCCGAGCTCTGCACCGTGGGCCGCACCGACGTCCCCGTCTACTCCATCCCCGAGAGCCGGCCCGTCGGTAGGCAGCACCTCGACATCGGCGAGCACCCCTACTTCGTGGCCGAGGGCATCTTTGCGGCCGAGGTGGTCGAGCAGTGTGAGCGACGAGGGCTGCTGGCCCGGGCGTACTGCGTGCGCCAGCACCCGTTGGTCACCTTCTGGCGCCGCCTCACCCGCGACCTGCAGGAGCACCGCAAGCCCCCGTTGGTGCTGGTCCGCCGAGGACTCGCCCTGCTGCGCGACCAGCGTCGCGTCGTCGAGGACGCCACGTCGAAGGGCTGCCTGCCCATCCACCCCGACGAGGCGTACCGGGAGATCCGTGACCTCGTGGAGGCAGGGGTCCAGGAGCGGTGACACGGGTGCGGTGGTCCACGGCGTTGGAGACCGCTCCCCTGCGCCAGCCCGACCAGCGTTCCTGCGGAGCCTCGGTGGCGGTGGCCGCCGCAGCGCTGCACCACGACGGTCGTCCCCCGGTGGCCGGTCCCGAGCTCGACCGCCAGGTGCTGCTCACCCATCGCCGACTCACCGCCCGCACCGATCTCCTCGGCGAGGCGCAGTGGCCATGGCCGCGCTTCTGGGGCACTCCCCCATGGGCGCTGGCCCGCCACCTCACGGCCACCTCGGGCGTGCGCCACCGGGTGCAGGTCGTGCGCCGGAGCCCGGCACGCGGCGTGGAACCCGTGCGCGCCGCCTTGGCGGCCGGGCTCCCCGCGGCGCTCTACCTGGGCAGTGCGACCATGCCGCGCCACGTCGTCCTGGCCCTCCCGCCGCAGGTCGGCGACTCCACGCCGGACCGGTGGGCGGTCTACGACCCGGCCCCGGGCCGCGTACGACACCTGGGTGTCGACCGCTGGACCAGCGGCACCGTCGACGAGTGCGCGTGGCCGGTGCCCTGGGCCGTGGTGGCCCCCGAGGTCACGACCCGCTGATGAGCTCCTCGTACGCAGGCTTGATGACCTCGTCGATGATCGCGAGACGCTCGTCGAAGGGCAGGAACGCCGACTTCATCGCGTTGATCGTGAACCAGCGCAGGTCTTCCCAGCCGTAGTCGAAAGCCTCCACCAGCGCCACCATCTCGTCGGTCATCGACGTGCTGCTCATCAGCCGGTTGTCGGTGTTGACGGTGACCCGGAAGCGCAGCTGGGTCAGCAGCCCGATCGGGTGCGTCGCCATCGACTCCGCCGCACCCGTCTGGATGTTGGAGGAGGGACACATCTCCAGCGGGATGCGCTGGTCGCGCACGTACGCGGCCAGGCGCCCCAGGGTGACCTGGCCGTCGTCGGCGACGGTGATGTCGTCGATGATGCGGACGCCGTGACCCAGGCGGTCGGCACCGCACCACTGGATGGCCTGCCAGATGGACGGCAGGCCGAACGCCTCACCGGCATGGATGGTGAAGTGGCTGTTCTCGCGCTGGAGGTACTCGAAGGCGTCGAGGTGGCGGGTGGGCGGGTAACCCGCCTCGGCGCCCGCGATGTCGAAGCCCGCGACCCCGCGGTCGCGCCAGGAGATCGCCAGCTCGGCGATCTCCATGGAGCGCGCGGCGTGGCGCATGGCGGTGAGCAGCTGCCGTACGACGATGCGGCCCCCGGCAGCGGCGACCGCGGCGTCGAAGCCCTCCTGCACGGCGGCGACGACCTCGTCGAGGGTCAGCCCGGACTCCACGTGCTGCTCGGGGGCGTAGCGGACCTCGGCGTAGACGACGCC includes these proteins:
- a CDS encoding ATP-binding protein — translated: MSARVIVLAGPSGSGKSRLAARLGLPVLRLDDYYKAQDAPDLPLLTKGANAGMVDWDDPRTWRLDDAVAGIAELCTVGRTDVPVYSIPESRPVGRQHLDIGEHPYFVAEGIFAAEVVEQCERRGLLARAYCVRQHPLVTFWRRLTRDLQEHRKPPLVLVRRGLALLRDQRRVVEDATSKGCLPIHPDEAYREIRDLVEAGVQER
- a CDS encoding substrate-binding domain-containing protein, coding for MSTGRHSEANRRGLTSVALVVALVAAVAGVGWLAFGPDGATSADDCDVDRPVVISVVPAMELAMEKALEDLKKGDACFPAEIRAESPAAVEDSFFNGGRPDLWVADTPARVDGLASIGVNTTTLTPSLAVSPIGLVGTKAGTQHPSWVEALESGAVMLGDPQVDSASAMALIAPVMEGGVAGERAQAVVTTVAQAYGGRAVEGNVEKPVLDEVGGSYSKLVPVTEQEMITKGEGNKTLVDLTPGTGAPALTFPLVKANGGAPDTDLVATALRDWFASQDGRIALADAGLRPSDGSPLVGRGLEQDKVLAEVPAVQFNQVLGQFGMLSVPSSMLVVFDASGSMDFPAAGGTRMDLAGNAALTALDVLPDTTRLGLWAFSIEQGGPGQDWRELAPMRRLQDTTKGMKHEAFLRKQVTTLKDLTQGGTGLYDTTLAAYKQAVKNYDRGYYNALVIFSDGANDDPGSISLTKLLAELDSLKDPDKPVRVVALGISDDADMAALEAIAKTTGGSWFQTNTPEDILTALSKSISAR
- a CDS encoding adenosine deaminase, giving the protein MTRPTLEEVRRAPKVVLHDHLDGGLRPATIVELAREIGHQLPADDAESLGRWFAEAADSGSLERYLETFDHTVAVMQTHDALVRVAREFVEDLVADGVVYAEVRYAPEQHVESGLTLDEVVAAVQEGFDAAVAAAGGRIVVRQLLTAMRHAARSMEIAELAISWRDRGVAGFDIAGAEAGYPPTRHLDAFEYLQRENSHFTIHAGEAFGLPSIWQAIQWCGADRLGHGVRIIDDITVADDGQVTLGRLAAYVRDQRIPLEMCPSSNIQTGAAESMATHPIGLLTQLRFRVTVNTDNRLMSSTSMTDEMVALVEAFDYGWEDLRWFTINAMKSAFLPFDERLAIIDEVIKPAYEELISGS